The DNA segment AAAATCCGCATCAATCTGCACAATCAGCTCGACGAGCCGACCATCACCCATTGGCACGGCTTGCACGTGCCGGCGGCAATGGACGGCCATCCGCTGTACGCGATCGACCAAGGCCAGAGCTTCGTCTACGAATTCGAGATGCTGAACCGGGCCAGTATGAACATCTACCACCCGCATCCGCATAACACGACGGCCAAGCAGGTTTACCACGGTCTGGCCGGGGCGATACTGGTCAATGACGCCGAAGAGCGGCGGCTGGAGTTGCCGAGCGGCGAATACGAAGTGCCGATCGTGATCCAGGACCGCAGCTTCGACGCCAGCAACCAATTGCAATACGTGCACGGCATGCACGACCGGATGATGGGATTCTACGGCGACCGCATCCTGGTCAACGGCAAAGCCGATTTTCAGCTCGACGTTGCCTGTCGGGCTTACCGTTTCCGCGTCCTCAACGGCTCAACGGCGCGCATTTACAAGCTGGCCTGGGACGACAATACCCCGCTGACCGTCATCGGCACCGATGGCGGCTTGCTGGAAGTGCCCGTCAACAAACCTTACGTGATGCTGGCCCCCGGCGAACGTTTGGATATCTGGGCGGATTTCAGCGGGCGTAAAGTCGGCTCGCAACTGGTACTGCGCAGCCGTTCTTTTTCCGGGGCGTTGCCGAAAATGGCCGAGCGGATGATGGGCAGTATGGGCGGCGGCGAACACGGCGGCGGCCGCGGCATGGGTATGCACGCCAATGCCGTGCCGATGGGCAGCGACTACCCGATTTTTAAAATCAAGGTAACGCGCCCAGTCGGCGACAGCCCGAAATTGCCCGACAGTCTGGCGCAAATCAAACGTTACTCATTGCACGACACCGCCAATCCCGCTAAACCGGTGCCGATCGGCATCTCCGAAGGGCCGATGCGAATGGTGTTGAACGGCCGGCCCTACGCCTATAACGACATCCTGCCCAGCGAACGGATTCCGTTCAATACCGTGCAACTGATGGAAATATTCCACGCCCACGGTGGTAACGGCGGGCATGGCGACAAAGCCGGCGGCGAACACGGCGCCGATTCGGGCAAACCGCAAGGCATGCGCCACGGCAACCAGGGCGAAGCAGGCGGCCGGCGCATGGGGGGGATGGGCATGGGCGGCATGAACCACGGCGGCGGCCAGGACGAGGGCGGCCATAAAATGGGCATGGGCGGAATGGGCGGCAACATGGGCATGATGATGTCGATGGCGCATCCTATTCATCTGCACGGCCAATATTTTCAGATATTAAGCCGTACTGTCGGTATGGGCGAAGGCGACGGTTACGCCACGGTCAAAGACGGTTTCATCGAAGGCGGCTGGAAGGATACCGTGTTGGTCATGCCCGGCGAGCGGGTACGCATCATCAAGCCGTTCCAGGATTTCAAAGGCTTGTTCATGTACCACTGCCATAATCTGGAACACGAAGACATGGGCATGATGCGCGACTTTTCAGTCGAGTAGCGGCAACCCCGTTTGGCGGTAGCGATCCGGCCCGGCTGGTTTCTGCCGCCTATCCGCGACCAATCGATCCTCAGGAGGTCGTCATGAACGACGCTAGCCCAGACCGTCCGCTTTTGCCGAAAACAAGCGCGTTGCGCTGGGAAATCGGTGCCGCAATCGGCATCAAATTGCTTTTGTTGGTCGGCTTGTGGTTTTTGATTTTCCGCTGGCAGGAACGTCCGGCCGCTAAACCCGATATCGCCGCGCATCTGGCTTTACCTGCAGCGGCTCAGCCATTTTCTTCTCAACCCGTAAAGGAGTCCGATCATGTTCGGTGACGATATTGTCATGCTCTCGCGGATGCAGTTCGGCCTGACCGCGCTGTACCACTTTCTGTTCGTGCCGCTGACGCTGGGCATGACCTTTATTCTCGGCATCATGGAATCGGTTTACGTGATGACCGGTAAAGCAGTCTATAAGGACATGGTCAAATTCTGGGGCAAACTGTTCGGCATCAATTTCGCGATGGGGGTTACCACCGGCCTGACGCTGGAATTTCAGTTCGGTACCAACTGGGCTTATTACTCGCACTACGTCGGCGACATCTTCGGACCCCTACTGGCTGCAGAAGGCTGGATGGCGTTCTTTCTGGAATCGACCTTCGTCGGTTTGTTCTTCTTCGGCTGGGACAGGTTGAGCAAGGTGCAGCATTTGATGGTGACCTGGTTACTGGCGGTCGGCACCAGCCTGTCGGCGCTGTGGATTCTGATCGCCAACGGCTGGATGCAGCACCCGGTCGGCGCCGAATTCAATTACGAAACCTTACGCATGGAGATGGCCAGCTTCGCCGACGTGTTCTTCAACCCGGTGGCGCAGGTCAAATTCGTGCATACCGTCGCCGCCGGTTACGTCACCGGCTCGATGTTCGTACTCGGCATCAGTTCCTGGTATCTGCTGAACCAGCGCGACATCGGCTTCGCCCGCCGCTCGTTTTCGATTGCCTCGGCCTTTGGGCTGGCGTCGGTGTTGTCGGTGATCGTACTCGGCGACGAGAGCGGTTATACCTCCGGCGAAACCCAAAAAATCAAGTTGGCGGCGATCGAATCGGAATGGGAAACCCATCCGGCGCCGGCCAGCTTCACCGTATTCGGCTTTCCGGATCAGGAAAACGAGCGCACCGATTTTGCGATCAAAATCCCGTATGTTCTGGGCCTGATCGCGACTCGCTCGATCGACGAGGATGTCAAAGGCTTGAAGGATTTGCGCCAGGAAAGCGCCGAGCGCATCAAAAGCGGCATGATTGCCTACGGCGAGTTGCAGAAACTGCGCGCCGGCGATTTGAGCGCCAAACCGGCTTTCGAGGCGCATAAAGCCGATCTGGGTTACGGCTTACTGTTGAAAAAGTACACGGAAAAGGTGATCGATGCCGACGCGGCGATGATCCAACAAGCCGCCAACGACACGATTCCCCAGGTGGCGCCGCTGTTCTGGACCTTCCGCATCATGGTCGCCTGCGGCTTCACGCTGCTGTTCATCTTTGCCATGAGCTTCTACTACTGCGCCACCCGCGTTGCGGACCAGAAGCGCTGGCTGATGCGGATGGCGGTCTGGTGTATCCCGTTGCCTTGGATCGCCGCCGAAACCGGCTGGTTCGTCGCCGAATACGGCCGCCAACCCTGGACTATCTCCGGCGTGTTGCCGACCCACATGAGCGTGTCGAGTCTGAGTGCGGATCAGCTTTGGTTCAGTATCGGCGGCTTTGCCTTGTTCTATACCGTGCTGCTCATCATCGAGATGTATTTGATGCTGAAGTATGTTCGCTTGGGGCCTAGCAGTTTGCACACCGGCCGCTATTATTTCGAACAATCTGCGGCCCTGGCCCATTAAGGAGGAAGTCGTGAAAAACATCGTATCGATCATAGTGCTGGCGGCGTTGGCTAACGTCGCCCTGGCCATTCCGCCGGTCGATCCGGCCCGGCTGGATCAAGTGGAGCAACGCGGCAGCCAAGTGATGCCGTTTGCGTTGGACAAAACCCTGCACGTGTTTACCCCATCGCCGAGCGGCGGCGTGCAGCAAGTGCTGGCGAAAAATGCCGGCGATGCCGAGCAAATCGGACTGATCCGCCAGCATTTGATCCATTTGGCGGCGGGTTTCGGCCGCGGCGATTTTTCCGGGCCGCGCCGAATTCACGGCGACGACATGCCCGGCGTGCAGGCCTTGAGCGCTGCGGCGGGGAAGGTGGTTTATCAATACCGCGAATTGCCCAACGGCGCCGAAATTGAATTCCAAACCGCCGAACCGGCCCTGGTCGAGGCGATACATGCGTATTTCGAGGCCCAGCTCAGCGACCACGCCCGCCATGCCATGCCGGGCGGCCATGTCCCGCATCACGACCATCCGCGCTAATAATTTCGGGAGTAAACCATGTTCGATTATGAAACGATTCGTCTGATCTGGTGGGTGTTCATCGGCGTTGTTGCCATCGCCTTTGCGGTGACCGAAGGCTTCGATTTCGGCGTCAGCGCGCTGTTGCCGTTCACCGGCAAAACCGACCTAGAGCGGCGAGTGGTGATCAATACCGTCGGCGCCACCTGGGAAGGCAACCAAGTCTGGCTGGTGCTGCTCGGCGGCGCCGTGTTCGCGATCTGGCCGGCGGTCTACGCCACGCTGTTTTCCGGCCTGTACGTGGCGATGCTGCTGGTGTTGTTCGCGTTGTTCTTTCGCCCGGCCGGGTTCGATTACCGCAGCAAGATCGAAGATCCGCGCTGGCGCAATGCCTGGGATTGGTGCCTGTTTCTGGGCGGTGCGCTGCCGCCGATTCTGCTCGGCGTGCTAGTCGGCAATTTGTTGCTGGGCTTGCCGTTTCATCTGGATCAAGATCTGCGGCCGTTTTACGACGGTTCGTTTTTTGCGTTGCTGAATCCGTTTGCCTTGTTGTGCGGTTTTGCCGGCTTACTGTTGACGCTGTTCCATGGCGCGTTGTTTCTGAAATGGCGTAGCGAAGGCGCGATCCACCAACGGGCGACGGCCACCGTTGCGGCGTTGGGTCCTCTGCTGCTAACGGCATTGGTCGTGATCACCGCCTGGGTGTTTTTGGCGATAGACCGGCCGGAAATCACGCAAATGGCCGCGGCCGATGCGCCTTCCAATCCGATGAACAAAACCGTTATCGCTCGCGGCGCCGGTTGGCTGCAGCATTTTAAAACCCACGCCTGGATGTGGCTGGCGCCGGCCGCCGGTTTCGGCGGCATCTTTTCGGCGTGGAAACTCGGCGCCGGCACAGCGCGGATGGCGGCGTTCTGGTCCAGCGCGCTGGGTATTGCCGGTATCGGTTTGACGGTCGGCTTCGGTTTGTTCCCGTTTTTGCTGATCTCCAAAACCGATCCGCGCTCCAGCCTGACCTTGTGGGATGCCAGTTCCAGCCATACCACGCTGCTGTTGGCATTCTGGATCACCGTGGTGTTCCTGCCGATCGTGCTGCTCTATACCCGTTTCGTGTACCGGGTGATCTGGGGCAGCGTCACCGAACAGACCGTTTTGCAAGATTCACACACCCTATATTGAGGAGAACAGACCATGTGGTATTTCGCTTGGATTTTAGGCGTCGGCTTCGCCGCCGCGTTCGGCATCATCAACGCCATGTGGCTGGAATCGGTATGCGATATCGATAACCACGGCATCGACCAGTCGTGCGATAGCCTGCGCAAGTAACGTCGGCCGGAGGGATGCGGCCCGCGCCTCCGCCTGCCTATTGCCGCGGGGGAGGCGGAGACATAGAATGCCGGCTCTGTTAACTGATTCCGAGGAGCCCCCATGTCAGATTCATATTGGTTTAGAACCGGCGAAGCCACCGTATTTTCCAGCGAGGGTCAAGGCACCGACGCGATGCCGGAAATCCTGATCGGCGACGTTAAAGGTCCGGCCGGCCACGCCTTCGCCAATCTGATGGGCCAAACCGCGGGCCACACCCGGATGTTCGCGATTCGCGCCACCAACCAGCAAGTGCGCCCGGCCACGATCATGGTGCCGAAAGTCACGATCAAATCCTCGGCCTACGTCAACCTGTTGGGCGGCCCGGTACAATCGGCCGTCGCCGACGCGGTGATCGACAGCGTCGCCGACGGCGTGATTCCGCGGCTGCAAGCCAATGAATTGTGCATCATCGCGATGATCTGGATCGATCCGTCTTGCGCCGACAACCCGAATCTAGACCGCAAGGACCTGTACCGCACCAACTACGAAGCGATGAAATTGGCGATCTCCAGAGCGATGAGCAACTCGCCCAGCATCGACGAGCTGATCGCCAACCGCCACAAAATCTTCCACGAAATGTACGATCCGGAGACCGGCGAGTCGCAGTGGTAAGCGGTTAGCACCACCGGCCGAAGTCAGGTCGCCGCGGTCGCGTCGATCTGGTCGGCGCGGTCGACTATCGCAGCCTTCTCGACCAGCCCGCTCAGTTGTCGAATCAACTCGCCGCGGGCACTGGTTTTGCGCCACACCAGGCCGATGGTGCGGCTGGGCGCCGGTGCCGCAAACCGGATGTAACGGATGCCCGGCTCGTGGCGCACCGCAATCTGCGGGATGAAGGTCACGCCGGTGCCGGCATGTACCATTTGCCGCAGCGTTTCCAGGCTGGTAGCGCGGACGTCCTGCTCTTCGTCGGCGCCGACGGTTTGGCAAACTTGCAAGGCATGGCCGCGCAGGCAATGCCCCTCGTCCAACAACAGCAAATGCTCGCCTTGCAAATCGGATTGTTCGACCACGCTGTTGAAGGCCAGCGGATGGCTATCGGCCACCGCCAACAAAAATTCGTCGTCGAACACAGCCTTGCTCTCCAGAAAATCTTCGTAAACCGGTAGCGCCAACAGCGCGCAGTCCATCTGCCCGCTTTTGAGTTGCTGAATTAGTTGCTCGGTTTTCTCCTCCACCAGGATCAGCCGAATTCGCGGCAAGGCCTGTTTGATCAGCGGCACCAATTGCGGAAACAGGTAGGAAGCCATGGTGGGGAACGCGCCTAAGCGCAGATTGCCGGCTAGAGGGTCCTGCGCCGTGGCGGCCAGTTCCTTGATAATCGCCTGTTCTTTCAGAATTCGTCTGGCCGAGGCGATGATGCGCTCGCCCAACTCGGTCGGCAGCACTTTTTTATTGGTGCGCTCGAACAACTGTATCCCCAGCTCGTCCTCCAGTTTCTTGATCTGGGTACTCAACGTCGGCTGGCTGATGCAGCAGCGGTCGGCCGCCTGCACGAAACTACGCAAATCGGCCACGGCAATCAAATAGTGCAAATCCCGTAAATTCACGTTTTCTCCATGTTTCGATTATTGCGCATCGTCCCAGCTGCACGTGGTAAGTGTTACCCGTTTGTCCGCGCTGCCAATACTCTTACACCACCTATTCTAAATGACTGGAAATTATTGTTCAGTACTGCTGAGCGGACGGTTTTTTCGGCGTTTTGCGCAAAGGTCCGGTCTACTCTGTTAGACCGCTAGCAACATATTGGCTACGGCGGTTGGAAAATCTGAAATTTCGGTAATACTGCTTTTTCAAAAAGTCGGTCAGGAGAGTTGTATGCTTAACCGTGTCGAAATCGGCAAACGCCTGAGCGCAGCGTTTTTTAGCGCCAGTTTTATTACATTACTAACCGGCATAAGCGGTATTTATTTTATCGATGTGGTCGGACATACCGGAGTCTATGTCGGAGAGGCTGCGGCGCCGCTGGTTGATGCAGTCATGGAATCGAAACTGCTCGCGACTGAAGCCCATTTGAAATTCGAGGAAATTATGGGTGGCGATAACGCTGAGTCTATAGACAGTGTGAATCTGTTGATGGACAAATCTAGCTGGTTCCTGGAAGCAATAGCCCACGGCGGCGAAAGCGAAGAAGGCAAGTTTATAGCGGTCGAAAATCCGGCTACTCTGGCGCGAGTCGATGCGTCACGACAGAAACTTCAGGCCGTGCGCACCATGTTGGCCAGACGTTATGCCACACTGGGTCAAAATATCGGCGAAGACCAATTTCATAAGCTGGATGCGCAGTTCGACGCGGATTTCGAGGCGTTTATCGATGAAGTTGACCAGTTGGAAACTGCAATCCAGATCGACGTTAAGGATTCGCTAAAAAAATTGCACGACACCACGGAAGAAAGCAAATTGATACTGTCGGCTTTGATCGGTGCCGCTTTGATTAGCGCGCTCTTGCTCGGTCGGTTGACGACGCAATCGATTACGCAACCGCTGAGTCAATGTTTGCTGATTGCCAAGCAGATTCAGAACGGAGATTTGACTGCGAAAGTTGCGCCGCTGGGTGAGGATGAAATCGCCCAGCTACTGCTGGCTTTGGATACTATGCGGCGGCGTCTGCTGGATATTATCAGCGGTATAGCCGACAACGTGACAATGTTGAATCGGGCTGCCGAATCTTTGGCCTCGGCATCGTCTCAAAGCGAACGGGCCAGCGTAGTAGAGGCTGAAACATCGGAAATGATGGCGAATTCGGTAGAAAAGCTGTCGCAGGCGATCGATCAGATCGGCCGGCAAGCGAAAACCGTGTACGAAGTGGCGGAACACTCCGGTAATCTTTCGCTCACCAGCGGTACGATAATCCAAGAGACGGCCAGTAAAATTACTGATGTAGCGGCTGCGGTGAAATCCACCGCCGTGACGATTCAGGAGCTGGAGGACTTTTCCGGCCAGATTTCCGGGATCGTCAGCATCATCGGCAGTATCGCCGATCAGACCAATCTGCTGGCGTTGAATGCGGCAATAGAAGCGGCTCGGGCTGGCGAACAAGGCCGCGGATTTGCGGTGGTAGCGGACGAAGTGCGCGCGCTAGCCAAACGTACGGCCAGTTCGACCCACGAAATTATCGATATGGTAGGCAAAATACAGGTCAATACCAAACATGCCGCGGAGGAGGTCGAATCGGGTGTCAGAAAAGTGAACGACGGTGTGGCGTTGGCGGGTAAGGCCGCAACGTCGATTACCGATATTCGCGATAGCAGCCATCATGTCAGTAGTGCAATTGGTGAAATCACCGGCATTTTGGCAGACCAAGCTAACGCGACTCGTGAAATGGCGAAACGTATAAAAATGATCGCTGATAGCGCTGCCGACAACTGCAGTACTGCGGCAGGCGCGTCCCGCTCGGCGCAAGAATTGGCGCGTCTGGCGCAAAATCTCGAGCGCGTCGTTTCGGGGTTTAAAATCGTATGAGTCAAGACAGTGCAGCTTGGTTGACGCTTGATGCCTGTTTGCGGGTGACAACGAAACTGGATCGGTTCTACGTTAGCAAAGATTTGCACAGCCATCTGGTTTATCGGAAGTTTTGTGCATATTGTTGTTGATATCTTGTGGTAGCTGGAAAGCAGGCTTGTTTTTCAAAGACATTTGTCGCTTGCGTAGCATGTATCCTATCCCCCGCAGATGCTAAAAAGCCGGAGTTGGGGGCGGGTACGGGGGGTAAACTGCACGAGATCGCCGATTTATACACAGAAACTGTGGAAAAAATTGTTGGCAACATATTGGCTGTGTTGCTATGTTTTTGTTTTTAATTGGTTTCCGTTGGGTGGTTCGTTATTGGCCACACCTCAAATTCCCCGTCTAAAGCCAACAAAATCAGTAAAATTTTTAGTCCTATGGTCGAGCCTGACAGAAATGCACTGGTGATTCGAGTCTAGTCACAGAAGTTGTGGATAAGTCTGTTGGCAAACCGTTAAAAACCAAGCTAAGTGCCCGTCCCAACTAAACTGGCGTTAAATTGGCTAAAAATTATACAATCCGACTATCCCTTCAAACCTGAATTTGAACATGATCGATTGGAACAACACCTATGCAGCCATTTGGCGCCAGCGCCAGGAATATTTGCGGCCGGTTCGGCATATCGATCCGATCCGGCTGCAGCAACTGCTTGGCATCGAGTCGCAAAAACGGCAACTGGTCGATAACACTTTGCGTTTCCTGGCCGGTCTGCCGGCGAATAACGTTTTGTTGTGGGGCGCGCGCGGTACCGGCAAGTCGTCGCTGGTCAAGGCCTTGTTCAACGAATACATGCACGAAGGTTTGCGTTTGATCGAAGTCGATAAACAGGATCTTCTGTATTTGCCGGAAATCGTCGACGACATTCGCGAGCATCGGCAACGCTTCATTATCTATTGCGACGACCTGTCGTTCGAGGCCGGGGACAGTCTTTACAAGCCGTTGAAAAGCGTGCTGGAAGGCTCGATCGAGCTGCCGCCGGAAAACGTGCTGTTTTACGCGACTTCGAACCGGCGCCATTTGCTGCCGGAACAGATGCGGGACAATCTCGATACTTTACTGGTGGACGGCGAGGTGCATTATTCCGATGCCGTCGAAGAAAAAATTTCGTTGTCGGACCGCTTCGGTCTGCGTTTGGGGTTTTATCCACAGCAGACCCAGACATATTTGGACATTGTCGACAGCTATTTCCCGGATTACCGCGGCGATCGCGAGGTGTTGCACAAGGCGGCTTTGGATTTTGCCCATACGCGCGCTGCTAAAAACGGCCGTACCGCCAAGCAGTTTTTTAACAGCGTCAGCGACGGTCAGGCCGGGTTTTGATCGTCTCCGAGCCATTCGTGCAAGCGGTTGGGAGCTCCCAGCATGAATTTGAGGATTTCGTTGCGGGCGGTTTCTGCCGCAATCCCGCGGGCGACTAAAGTCTGCAATAAACACTGGAATTGCTCGCGGCTGCGGTGGCCTGGTGCGGACATATCGCGCCGGCAACTGAATTCGTCCATTAGGGTGGAACCGCAGCGGCAATTGCGAAAAACTTCTACTATCGCCATGCCTTGATCGTCGACGAACGACTTTAACGATGAGCGGCCGCCGGGCATGTCGCCGGTTTCGCGGAAAAATTGTTCAGGCCCGCTAAAAACGCGGCCGCAGTTCGGACAGCGTTTCGGAAAAGCCGATTGCAGCAGGGCTTGCAGCCCTTCAAACGCTTCGATTTTCATGGTTTTTGCGATTGCCCTAAACATTCCTACGCAGCGGCATTGTGCCATAGCATAGGCGCGAGTAATATCCGAGTCTGTTATCCGAATGCGGACTCGCGCACATGAGCATTTTGACTTGGAACGATCAGTTACTCGTCGGCCTGGACAGCGTCGACCGCCAACATCAGAAGCTGGTGGAGTTGATCAACAAACTGGACGAACTGGTGGCGGTAGGCGGCGATAGCGATGTTTTAGTCGCCACGGTCGGCGATCTGGCGGATTACACGGCCTATCATTTCCGCCATGAAGAAGAACTGATGGCGGCCGCCAATTTCAACCCGGAGCTGTTTGCCAAACACAGCGAGGAGCATCGCGAGTTCGTCGACAAAATCCGGAGTGTACAGCTGGACGCGGAGCGCGACCGGTCGGCGATTTCCGGGGATTTGTTGGACTTTTTGGTCGATTGGCTCTGCCATCATATTTTGAAGACCGATAAACTGATGGGTATCAGTTTGAGCAAAGGCGTCGATGCCGCCCGGATCGAAATCGACCGCCACGAACATCTCGGCGTGCTGCACAGTAATCTGTATTCGGCCCTGCGCGAGAGCGAGGAGCGCTTCAAGGATTTGGCCGATAATTTGCCGGCTCTGATTTGGATTACCAACGCCAAACACATGCCGATATTTTGCAACCGCTTCTGGTTCAAAACCTTCGGTTTGCACAGCGGCAGGCTAGAGAAACAACAATGGATGAACGTGATCCACCCCGAAGATCGGGAGCAGGTCATGGCGGCGTACAGCAAGGCGGCAGGCGAAAAAACCAAGCTCAAGATCGAATACCGTTTGCTGGGTGATGGCGGCAAAGTGAGCTGGATTTTGGAGACTACCGCCCCCCGCGTGCGCCGTAACGGCGAGTTTGCCGGTTTGATGGGTTGCGGTATGGATATCACCCTGCGCAAAAAAGCCGAAGCCGCGCTGGCCAAACTCAACCACCAACTGGAGGAGCAAGTCGCCGAGCGGACCCTGGAACTGACCGTCGCCAACCAAACCCTGGAGCAGGATAAGAACCGGCTGATCCAGCTCAACCTGCAATTGCAGGAAGCGCAGTCGCATTTGGTCCAAGCCGAAAAAATGGCATCGATAGGCCAATTGGCAGCCGGCGTCGCGCACGAAATCAACAATCCGCTCGGCTATATTTATTCCAACCTGAATACGTTGAAAAATTACATCGACGAGTTGGCGTCTGCGGCCACTCTGGCCGAGCGCTTGGCCGGCAATCTGCCCGAGAACCATCCGGTCGCGGCCGAATTTCGCGCCTTTAAAAGCCGGGTCGATCTGGATTTCATCAAAACCGATGCCGGCGATTTGGTTAAAGAATCGTTGGAGGGCGCGACCCGTGCTAAAAACATCGTCCAGGATTTACGCGATTTCTCCCGGATCGACCGGCAGAATCAGGCCATATTCGACCTGGAGGCCGGTTTGGACGCTACCTTGAATATCGTCAACAACGAACTGAAATACAAAGCGGCCGTGGTTAAAGATTACGGCGGGGTCAAACCGTTTCTCTGTGTCGGCGCTCAGCTTAACCAAGTGTTTATGAATCTGCTGGTCAACGCCGCTCAGGCCATTGCGGATTTCGGCAAAATCACCATTCGCACCGGTTATCGCGATGCCGATTGGGTGTTCGTCGAAATCGCCGATACCGGCAGCGGCATGAGTGACGAAGTCAAAGCCAAAATCTTCGATCCGTTTTTTACCACCAAGCCGGTCGGGAAAGGTACCGGTCTCGGCTTATCGCTGTCCTATAAAATTATCAAAGACCACCAGGGCGAAATCCAGGTCGATTCGGTTCAGGGCCAAGGCACGGTTTTCCGGATTTTCCTGCCGCTGCAA comes from the Methylomonas sp. EFPC3 genome and includes:
- a CDS encoding multicopper oxidase domain-containing protein, producing MLNKFNKSRRQFFAQSGVGLLAYASMPGWLRAMENMGEMPKMAPFKASPNFHPDVELDLFCRPSDVAILPGQTTRVQRYFAKLVKGPADTLAEIPGSYLGPVMRFETGQKIRINLHNQLDEPTITHWHGLHVPAAMDGHPLYAIDQGQSFVYEFEMLNRASMNIYHPHPHNTTAKQVYHGLAGAILVNDAEERRLELPSGEYEVPIVIQDRSFDASNQLQYVHGMHDRMMGFYGDRILVNGKADFQLDVACRAYRFRVLNGSTARIYKLAWDDNTPLTVIGTDGGLLEVPVNKPYVMLAPGERLDIWADFSGRKVGSQLVLRSRSFSGALPKMAERMMGSMGGGEHGGGRGMGMHANAVPMGSDYPIFKIKVTRPVGDSPKLPDSLAQIKRYSLHDTANPAKPVPIGISEGPMRMVLNGRPYAYNDILPSERIPFNTVQLMEIFHAHGGNGGHGDKAGGEHGADSGKPQGMRHGNQGEAGGRRMGGMGMGGMNHGGGQDEGGHKMGMGGMGGNMGMMMSMAHPIHLHGQYFQILSRTVGMGEGDGYATVKDGFIEGGWKDTVLVMPGERVRIIKPFQDFKGLFMYHCHNLEHEDMGMMRDFSVE
- a CDS encoding aspartate carbamoyltransferase; the encoded protein is MKNIVSIIVLAALANVALAIPPVDPARLDQVEQRGSQVMPFALDKTLHVFTPSPSGGVQQVLAKNAGDAEQIGLIRQHLIHLAAGFGRGDFSGPRRIHGDDMPGVQALSAAAGKVVYQYRELPNGAEIEFQTAEPALVEAIHAYFEAQLSDHARHAMPGGHVPHHDHPR
- a CDS encoding ATP-binding protein produces the protein MIDWNNTYAAIWRQRQEYLRPVRHIDPIRLQQLLGIESQKRQLVDNTLRFLAGLPANNVLLWGARGTGKSSLVKALFNEYMHEGLRLIEVDKQDLLYLPEIVDDIREHRQRFIIYCDDLSFEAGDSLYKPLKSVLEGSIELPPENVLFYATSNRRHLLPEQMRDNLDTLLVDGEVHYSDAVEEKISLSDRFGLRLGFYPQQTQTYLDIVDSYFPDYRGDREVLHKAALDFAHTRAAKNGRTAKQFFNSVSDGQAGF
- the fae gene encoding formaldehyde-activating enzyme — encoded protein: MSDSYWFRTGEATVFSSEGQGTDAMPEILIGDVKGPAGHAFANLMGQTAGHTRMFAIRATNQQVRPATIMVPKVTIKSSAYVNLLGGPVQSAVADAVIDSVADGVIPRLQANELCIIAMIWIDPSCADNPNLDRKDLYRTNYEAMKLAISRAMSNSPSIDELIANRHKIFHEMYDPETGESQW
- a CDS encoding methyl-accepting chemotaxis protein, which translates into the protein MLNRVEIGKRLSAAFFSASFITLLTGISGIYFIDVVGHTGVYVGEAAAPLVDAVMESKLLATEAHLKFEEIMGGDNAESIDSVNLLMDKSSWFLEAIAHGGESEEGKFIAVENPATLARVDASRQKLQAVRTMLARRYATLGQNIGEDQFHKLDAQFDADFEAFIDEVDQLETAIQIDVKDSLKKLHDTTEESKLILSALIGAALISALLLGRLTTQSITQPLSQCLLIAKQIQNGDLTAKVAPLGEDEIAQLLLALDTMRRRLLDIISGIADNVTMLNRAAESLASASSQSERASVVEAETSEMMANSVEKLSQAIDQIGRQAKTVYEVAEHSGNLSLTSGTIIQETASKITDVAAAVKSTAVTIQELEDFSGQISGIVSIIGSIADQTNLLALNAAIEAARAGEQGRGFAVVADEVRALAKRTASSTHEIIDMVGKIQVNTKHAAEEVESGVRKVNDGVALAGKAATSITDIRDSSHHVSSAIGEITGILADQANATREMAKRIKMIADSAADNCSTAAGASRSAQELARLAQNLERVVSGFKIV
- the cydX gene encoding cytochrome bd-I oxidase subunit CydX: MWYFAWILGVGFAAAFGIINAMWLESVCDIDNHGIDQSCDSLRK
- the cydB gene encoding cytochrome d ubiquinol oxidase subunit II yields the protein MFDYETIRLIWWVFIGVVAIAFAVTEGFDFGVSALLPFTGKTDLERRVVINTVGATWEGNQVWLVLLGGAVFAIWPAVYATLFSGLYVAMLLVLFALFFRPAGFDYRSKIEDPRWRNAWDWCLFLGGALPPILLGVLVGNLLLGLPFHLDQDLRPFYDGSFFALLNPFALLCGFAGLLLTLFHGALFLKWRSEGAIHQRATATVAALGPLLLTALVVITAWVFLAIDRPEITQMAAADAPSNPMNKTVIARGAGWLQHFKTHAWMWLAPAAGFGGIFSAWKLGAGTARMAAFWSSALGIAGIGLTVGFGLFPFLLISKTDPRSSLTLWDASSSHTTLLLAFWITVVFLPIVLLYTRFVYRVIWGSVTEQTVLQDSHTLY
- a CDS encoding LysR substrate-binding domain-containing protein: MNLRDLHYLIAVADLRSFVQAADRCCISQPTLSTQIKKLEDELGIQLFERTNKKVLPTELGERIIASARRILKEQAIIKELAATAQDPLAGNLRLGAFPTMASYLFPQLVPLIKQALPRIRLILVEEKTEQLIQQLKSGQMDCALLALPVYEDFLESKAVFDDEFLLAVADSHPLAFNSVVEQSDLQGEHLLLLDEGHCLRGHALQVCQTVGADEEQDVRATSLETLRQMVHAGTGVTFIPQIAVRHEPGIRYIRFAAPAPSRTIGLVWRKTSARGELIRQLSGLVEKAAIVDRADQIDATAAT
- a CDS encoding cytochrome ubiquinol oxidase subunit I — its product is MFGDDIVMLSRMQFGLTALYHFLFVPLTLGMTFILGIMESVYVMTGKAVYKDMVKFWGKLFGINFAMGVTTGLTLEFQFGTNWAYYSHYVGDIFGPLLAAEGWMAFFLESTFVGLFFFGWDRLSKVQHLMVTWLLAVGTSLSALWILIANGWMQHPVGAEFNYETLRMEMASFADVFFNPVAQVKFVHTVAAGYVTGSMFVLGISSWYLLNQRDIGFARRSFSIASAFGLASVLSVIVLGDESGYTSGETQKIKLAAIESEWETHPAPASFTVFGFPDQENERTDFAIKIPYVLGLIATRSIDEDVKGLKDLRQESAERIKSGMIAYGELQKLRAGDLSAKPAFEAHKADLGYGLLLKKYTEKVIDADAAMIQQAANDTIPQVAPLFWTFRIMVACGFTLLFIFAMSFYYCATRVADQKRWLMRMAVWCIPLPWIAAETGWFVAEYGRQPWTISGVLPTHMSVSSLSADQLWFSIGGFALFYTVLLIIEMYLMLKYVRLGPSSLHTGRYYFEQSAALAH